Part of the Quercus robur chromosome 5, dhQueRobu3.1, whole genome shotgun sequence genome, CAAGCTCACCTAACCTCACCGACCCACTCTCAACTCAAGTATCAAACTAATCAAAGCTCTCAATCTCAGTTTTTCAATCTCAAGCTCATTATACTCTCACATGCTCTATTACTTATTGTGAATcctgtgatttgatttttttaattttttatataagctGTAATGTTGTGACttgagtttgattttttatttagttaataattattatatatttatcaaattatttgtaggttaaatTGTATCTATTGAATTTGCAATGGATGAAGTTACTAGCACAGAAACTTCACCTTCATTTAATGAAGAAGTGCCAAATGATAAAGCTCCTCTTTGGTAGTATAtgactaaaatagaaaaaccaCTTGGTTTTACTGTTAAAGCAGGTGGAAACACACACTTTAATTGTAACTATTGTGGTGGAGTTTTTTTGGGATCCTATTATAGGGTTAAGGctcatttattacaaattaGTAATAAAAGTATTAGAGTATGCCCTAAATTGACATTGAGCCATTGGTTGGAAATGTAGTGAATACATGATCAGATTGAGAATGATAAGTTAGAGAGAGGACACAGAAGTCAAATTCCCTTACCCCTACCTCCCCCAGGCCGTGGGCCTATTCCCTCATTTTGGAGATAGGAAAGGAGTGATAGTATAGATCCGGTTGATGGTAAGAGGAGGAAGGTGAATGCAAATTCTCCTTTGGAGAGAGCATTCCAAAATAATGCTAGACATGAATTGGATAGTAGAATTGGTAGGATGTTTTACATCGGTGGGCTTTCGTTTAACTTTGCAAGGAACCCATATTATCGTAGTTCCTATGCATATGCTGCTACCCATAGCATTCCGGATTATGTTTCTCCTGGATGCAATGCCTTGAAAAAAACACTTTTGCAAAGAGAAAGAACTAATGTTGAAAGGCTTTTGAAACCAATTAAGGACTCTTGGCTAGAAAATCATGTAAGTATAGTTTCTGATGGATGGTTAGATCCATAAAGGAGGcctcttattaatattatggtTGTATCAAATAGGGTCCAATGTTTACAAAGGTAATTGATGGGTTAGGTGAGTTCAAAGACAAACATTATATTGCTGGGGTGTTAAAGGATGCTATAAAAGGGATTGGACATGAAAAAGTTATCCAAGTCATCACTAATAATGCTAGTGTGATGAAGTCTGCTGGAGCTCTTATTGAAGGTGAGTATCCCAAAATATTTTGGACACCATGTGTTGTCCACACTCTTAATCTAGTTTTGAAGAATATTTATGCAGCAAAAAGCACTGAAAAGAATGAAGTTACATATAAGGAATGTAGTTGGATTACATGTATTGCTGATGATGCATCattcatatatgtttttatCATGAATCATTCAATGAGGTTGGcaatgtttaatgaattttgtcCATTAAAACTGCTCCAAGTTGCTGATACTAGATTTGCTTCGGTTGTTGTAATGCTGAAAAGgttgaagttgataaaaagatgccttcAAGCCATGGCTATTAGTGACCAATGGGCTTCTTATAAGGAGGATAATGTTGGAAAAGCTCAAAAGGTGAAAGATATGATTCTAAGCGATCGTTGGTGGAATATTGTTGATTATATCCTTGAATTCACAGCAACTATTTATGATATGCTACGAGCAGTCGACATAGATAGGCCTTGTCTTCATCTTGTGTATGAGATGTGGGATTCAATGAAAGAGAAGGTGAAGGCAGCAATATATCAGCATGAAGGCTTGGAAGATGATGAGTAtagcttatttttttaatgtggtgTATGATATACTCATTGATCGATAGACTAAAAATTGTACACCACTACATTATTTGGCTCATTCCTTAAATCCTAAGTAAgtacttttattttctattttccttagtTCCCCCTTCTAGTAAAACACATGTTTcatctatatttgttttttaatctttagcTAGGTATTACTCTATTGAATGGCTTTCGGAGAATCCAAAACGCATTGCTCCACATCAGGATCATGAAATTTCTATGGAAAGGACAAGTGTTTGGATCGATACTTTGAAGATGAGAATGACTTAAGGGTGGTGAAAGTAGAGTTTGCTGCATTTTTAGGAGGGAGGTTTCCTTCACCATGCAGATGCCTTGACAGATAGGTGGGCCTTACAACCTTTGGTTTGGAGGCAATACCATGGCTCCTCATTTCCAACTCTTTAAACCTTTACCCTTAAACTTCTTGGACAACCTTATTCATCCTCATATGTTGAGAGGAATTGGAGCATACacaaattcattcattccttaaaaagaaacaaaatggctTTTGCACATGCTGAGAATTTGGTATATGTGCATTCTAATCTTCGACTCTTGTCAAGGCACAATGAGGAGAACGTAAATACAGCAACAAAGATGTGGAATATTGCAGGAGACTCTTGGAATGAAAGCGACATACATGGAGGAGCTGGAATTCTTGAGAATGCTGCCCTTAAACTTGATGAGCCAAAGTTGGAGGCCATAGTTATTGGGAATGCTAGCACTAGTGTTACTACTAGTGAAAGTGAAGTTCGAAGTGAAGCTATTGatcttgatgatgatgatgcgaGTTGTATTTTGATTGTcttgttgattatcttttattttgttttagtttcaaacttgtgAGTTGTATTATAATTTCCGAACATCAtggaatgttttagtttcaaacttatgggttgtatttaatttatgaacatcatgttttagttattatctactattgctcATAAATTTGGTATAcgtttatataatgtgaaaaaagtatgcttagcaatatattaaaaatataaataaaaatatttttagaaattcttTAATCACCGCACTTgtaccctactttttcaaaaattgcaaaGTCTCGCACCCGTACCCGCGAAAAcacacccgtgcttcatagcccccccccccccccccccccccccccggcgggCGGGCGCCTGCCcgcaaagaaaaaagaaaaaaagggtaaatGCTATAAGCAATACATTCCAAGACTGACAGAAGTCATGAAATCTGTGTATATAGTATAATCAAtacattccaagactgatagAAGTCATCTTTTCCCCAAGTTCCTCCCACACTATTGGTTCTGCATGTGTTTAGTAAAACTAGAATCATGCATGCTAGGAACTACCAAATGAAAGAACGTGACTAtgacatactttttttttttttaccatataaGTGATTTGAATACGTCTTCCAGGGCAGTGGTTGTCCGAGGTAAGAAATCATcatatttcattaaaacaacTCATATTAAAAACAATAGAACATACAATCGTCCATATGCAAAAACGTCATCAATATAAATTGTAATGTAATACTGGGAAagaaattaactttttttgaCATTTAAACCGTGGCAACTAACTTAATCATCAAATTAATGACATGTGTTTTGTAAGAAGATTTGCTGCTCATCTAATAGAACATCCCTTAACATATTCATCTCTATCAAATTAGTTATATAATTCTAAGGAGTAATGAATTTATGATTCAGTAAATGCTTCGGTTGTAAGATTTTTGTGTTGACAGAAGATTAATACAAGTAATAGTCTTTTAGCATTTCAAAGTTTGACAATACATTTTCCAAAATTATTATAAGATGAAAAATATTACCATAtatcatttttagtttttgactATATCATGACAAAGACAATATGCACAACTGAACTTGGTCCATTGAAAATATCACCCTTCTTTTCCAACCACTTCCAAATTTTGTCTGCCCCAGTTTGTTATCTAGCAAAACTGCATAATACCTTTCCTTAGCTAAATTTAGTCCCCTAACTGCCAGGACTACATCAGCATTGTCATGGTCAAGGTAAATCATATAAGGAGTAACACGTCTTAAAGTATCTTCATAATCTTTACGTAAGAAAGAATACCCAATCTGGATTAATTCCATAGCCTCCAGGGGGACCCCAAAGCTGGCTATAAATCAAGCATGTTAACAGATACCAAGGAATATGAGTGTGAATTCgacaatgaatatatatataaatcataaCTGAAATTTTCCTAGAAATGGAAAAATAATGTGTTTTCATTTATTTGCAAATTGACTTAAAATTCAACTTAGTTTaacaaatattttgaatattaaagAAGTTTCCAgctaaaatttaataaaaatagattttgatATTAGTTATACTGATGAACTCTAGATCtctttttggggaaaaataaaataaaatatttttcaacccagtaaaaaatgctttaaggtgtctttaaaactaaaataactTTAACACTAAAGTTgaaatggggggggggggggactctATAATTCactgtttatattttataaattcataaatttaaaaatcaaatttactaTAATTTGCTAAATActcaaaagaccaaaaaataaatttcaattaaaaaggGAGAAAATATCAATGTTATCTAGTGTTACTAGAGTGGATCAAAATTTTGTaactttaaaaggaaaaataaaaattatcccAGATTTTATTAAGtgtataatttacaatttaatctATAACTTAAGTGTAATTTCTTAAGTGTTGTAACTTATGCTCAATAATTGAACCTAGTAGAATGCTTGCATTGACAAATggagtaaaaaatattttgttgttattaaattcaactttataggttttatttgttaattaaaaCCTAActgttaaatttttaatattaattatttaaatttatactaTTTTGAAGTTACATGAGAAcctaaaatactgatttcagctgctttggttgatttttaagtgaaatcatgttttaaaaacacaatttcaacaCTTAAAATCTATTTTACACTTTGTTCGATGagaaggaaatgaaaaaaggggaagaaaagGGATTCAATTTACTTggatagaaagaaagagaggagaggaagtaaagaaattttttttatgtaagataaaaattttactctaaaattatataaatgtatatgtatgtgaaactcccttttgaaaacttgaacttCGATCCACGTCCCTCATACTTTACAAGTACTTATACCTGTAGAGTAACTATCGTGTCAATAGTGCGTGGTgatgattttatgattttaacaTGGTCAAACATTCAATATTTTGATACTTATATTCACACACTCAATATTTAGTTAACTATGTTAAAAAAGCTCTCAagtaatttggtaattttattgatttaaataattattattaaaaaataatattatcttgCAACCGAAAGCTATAAATTGATCCCAAAGCACACAAACCCCAAAACTTTCTAATTTCTTCAGATACACAGTAAGTCCCCAAAACCCTTTTCTCAACACTTCCCCTTTTTGATTCTGAAAattaatactatttattttctCAGATCTCAAATTTTCCTGGAAAATCTTCGCGGGAGCCGTTTGCTTCGTGAGAATATATGCTCCAAATGCTTCGGTAACACACTTACTGTTATTTTTAAGCTCGCTCTGTTGTATTTCAAAATGTTTCATGCTTTTTTTAGACCCGtcttaattttagttttttctttcctttgttaTTCACTTATTTCGAAAACgagaatggaaaagaaaaagaaaaaaatcaggTTAGTTTAGAAAGATACTTGAATTGGAGCTACAATAAATGTTGTGGGGTTTTGGTGTTTATGGTTTTCCAATGCTAAAGCTTTACAGCTACCAAAtgggtattttcttttgttggtttttatCTCAATTCCCATTTGGGTCTTTGCATAAAAGCACTTTTGTCTATACTTTACTCTTCTATAGTTCAATGCTGCCTGTTTGGTGTGATCTCTTGTGtctttatattgtttttgtgcctgtttggttgctgagaaagttGAGGAAAATAAAGGAAGTGAAATTGTGACATTGATGGTTTTTCAATTTGGTCTGCACAAAAACGAAAGCCCTACTGaacctgaaattttttatggggtGGGTGGGTGGAGGTTCAAGTTTTCATGGCTTCCAAAAGATGGAAATTCCGGAGGATTCATAAGTTTGacttaatttatttctttttcattggCAATCAAGCAGGATCTCAAGGGTcactttaataattttgttcttctGTTCCTGTTTGGTTGCTCATGAAGCTGAGGATAGTAACGGAAGTGAAATTATGATTTTGATGGATTTTCAATTTAGTTACATAAAAACTAAATCTTTACTCGACTGAACCTGAAAATTTTGATGGGGTGGGTGGATGGAGGGTTCAAGTTTTCGTGGCTTCCAAATGATGAAAATTCCAGAGAATtcataattttgatttaatttatttctttttcactGGAAATCAAGTAGGGTCACTTAATGTTGCTGTTTTCTTGAGATCCTTTCTATTTAGGCTTCATTTAATTAGCATTAGTTTGAAACGCATAAGGTTTTCTTATGCTAGTTTCTTTGGAACATGCTTAGATGACTTCATATGGGGTGTAGTTATTAATCTTTGGCATGCAATCTGCTTTACGTTAAAAGAgtttattcattatttatttatgaaatttggTTGATGATAATTTATTGTTCCTTGCCTTTATAGTAATGGGAAGATAATTTATTGGTTGATGATAATTTACGTCAAGTTCATATATGAATTAATGGGAAGATCTCTAGTGTCTACTTTAAGATCAAGAGCTTGTGGAGTTGTCCCTATGTAGACTGGGTAGCCTTGGATGCGGATTAGATAGCTGGTGGGGTTTTGATGATGTGGGATAGGAGGGTTTTAGAAAAGTTGGAGGTAATGGTGGGTCAATTTTCCGTATCAGTTCAGTGGCAGGGTTTGGGGGATGGTTTTATTTGGGCTTGTTTTGGGGTTTATGGCCCGAATGATAATATCTTGAGGGGGCAGTTGTGGGATGAGCTGATTGGAATTCAGCAACTTTGGGAAGTCCCATGGTGTTACATAGGGAATTTCAACGTTGTTCAGTTCCCTAGTGAATGGTTGGGGGAATCACATTTGACCCCAACTATGGAGAATTTTTCTGAGTTCATTGAGGAGCTTGGCTTGATAGATTTGCTATTGGAAGGGGGGAGTTATACATGGTCGAGTGGCTTGGAGCAGCCTTCGATGTCTAGGATAGATAAGGTTCTAGTTTCTCATGATTGGGAAGATCACTATCCAGATGTGACCCAACAGGTTTTACCTCATCCTATTTCAGACCACTTTCCCATATTAATGGAGGCAGGAGGGATATTAAGGGGGAAAAGTCCTTTTAGGTTCGAGAACATGTGGCTAAAGTCAGAGGGGTTCAAAGATAGGGTACATTCTTGGTGGAATCGATATTCTTTCTCAGGTACCCCCAGTTTTGTACTTGCCAAGAAGCTGAAGGCATTGAAGGAAGATATTATTCAGTGGAACCGGAGTGAGTTTGGAAATGTAGAGCGTCAGAAAAAAGAACTGTTGAAGGCTTTGAAATTATTGGATGTTAAGGAAGGGGAGCTCGGCCTTTCTGAAGTGGAGTTAGGTGAGAGGGCTAAGTTGAGATCTCAAATACAGAACCTTCTTTCTTTGGAGGAAGTCTCGTGGAGACAGAAATTGAGGATGCTTTGCATTAAGGAAGGAGACAACAATACCAAATTTTTCCACAAGATGGCCAATTCTCGGAGAAGGCATAATCATATTTGTATGTTGGAGGTGGATGGGGTTACCTATGAGGACGAATCCGAGATGCCCAACCAAGCAGtacagttttataaaaaattgtacaagaaGATAGAGGAGTGGAGGCCTTGTGTGGAAGGGTTGGAGTTTGATCAGATAGAGGGGTTGGAGAGGGACTGGCTTGAACGGAGGTTTGAGCAGGAGGAGGTTCTTCGAATTGTTAAAGAGATGGAAGGAGATAAAGCTTCAGGTCCTAATGGTTTCTCTTTGGCTTTCTATCACCATTGTTGGGAAGTTGTGGAAAGAGATGTCTTAGCCGTGTTTGAAGAGTTTTATTAGCACagcaaatttgaaaaatctattAATGCAACTTTCATAGCCTTAATCCCTAAGAAGATTGGTGCTTCCAATATTCGAGATtttagacctattagtttgGTGGGGAGTGTTTACAAGATTTTGGCTAAGGTGTTGGCAAACCGCctgaaaaaggttttggatcAGCTGATATCGGAGTCTCAGAACAGTTTTGTGGGAGGTAGGCAGATACTTGATTCAGTTTTCATTGCTAATGAGTGTGTTGATAGTAGGGTGAAAAGTAAGATTTCGGGGGTTATTTGTAAATTAGATATTGAGAAAGCCTATAaccatgtgaattgggaggccCTTCTTGATTTACTGAAGAGAATGGGATTTGGGATGAGGTGGTGTAGGTGGATCCGCACTTGTATATCTACAGCCCAATTCTCTATCTTGTTTAATGGGTCTCCAGCTGATTTTTTTAGGAGCTCGAGGGGTTTGAGACAAGGGGACTCGCTATCCCCCTTGTTATTTCTGGTTATGATGGAGGTCTTCAGTAAGATGATGAAAAGAGTTGAAGGGGTTGATTTGTTTCGAGGCTTTAGGGTTGATGGTAGACAGGGTGGAGGGGTATGTGTCTCGCATATTTTATTTGCGGATGATACAATTTTGTTTTGCGATGCCGATGAGGAGcagattctacatgttaggatgcttcttctttgtttccagGCAGTGACAGGTTTAAAAGTTAATGTGCTGAAGAGTGAGATGGTTCCCATTGGGGAGATTCCTAATGTCCATGTCTTGGCAGAGATTTTGGGATGCCGGATTGGGTCTTTGCCTATAACCTATCTTGGTATGCCATTGGGAGTGTCCCACAAGTCCCCTATTGTTTGGAATCCTATCTTGTAGAAAATTGAGCGCAAGTTGGCTGGTTGGAAGAAGATGTATATGTCAAAAGGTGGAAGACTAACGTTGCTTAAAAGCACTTATCTAGTCTCCCCACTtatttcttgtctttttttacCATCCCTACGCATGTGGCCAATAAAATTGAAAGGTTGCAAAGGGATTTCTTGTGGGGGGACTCCAAACTACACTTGGTGGGATGAGATAAGGTGTGTGCACCTTTGAAAAATGGTGGGTTAGGAGTAAGGAAATTAATTACATTTAATAAAGCCTTACTAGGGAAGTAGTTATGGAGATTTGGGATTGAGGAGACAAGGCTTTGGAGAAGGGTTGTAGCTCTCAAGTTTGGGGAAGAATGGGGGGATGGATGATGCGGGAGAcgcaagaaaattattatttagtattatttatgtttgctagtcaattgtatttttatgttttaggtcttattagtttattgggttattagtattttaatttagaagcaagggtatttttgtaataaggcaattagggtttcttagccaattagaactagggtttagtaatcctttataagcaacttATTGTACCCCTTGAGGGGacagttgatattttgatgaataaaaataatggccgtttggtctttctttggtctggtgctgactccaggtctatcctaggtgctgactcctagtggtttccccgcttggtgctgactccaagcaaggcctaggtgctgactcttaggtcatatcttttatttttccgttatttcaattttgttctggttgtcctgcgtCAGTTTTGGTATCGGAGCAAACACCGATCTGTTTGAAGCATCACCGCAGTCACGAACCAGAAAAGTAtttgcaaacaaaaaaaaaaaaaaaaaaaaaagaccaagcAGAGTCCAAGCCCGTGACAGACCAGTCCAAGCCCAGTTCCAGCACTACCTGTCTAGAGAACATCACAGCAGCCCAGGTTCTTGTTCCAACTCAGAACTATTTTTTTGACGCACTATTTTAGAGAATCATGGAAATATTAGAAGCACCTTATTTTGATGGTTATGAAACTTATCCACGAGATTTTGTCAACTGGATGAATGGGATGGAGCGATTCTTTGAGCAAACAAATTTTGCAGATAACATAAAGGTTAGGTATGCCAAGTCGAAGTTAATAGGTAAAGTACAAAGGTTTTGGGAGAATCTTGAACGTTTCCGCTATATGGATTATGAACCTGCCATTACTGTGTGggaagatatgaaagaaaaacttTGTAATGAGTATTTGTCACCATACTATCGAGCTAAGTATCTGCCCCAATCTCAGTGTGGTACTTTTCAAGTTGAAGCAAATGCGATGACTCCTCATCCTCATCCCATATCATGTCCTCAGCGCACTTTTGAACAATCTACCAAGGAATTATCTACCAGGAAAGTAACGGAATTAAGTGTAAAGCTCATGAAAGAGATTCAAGACAGGACTGCTCAGATGAAGCAAATGAAGACTCAACCCGATTCAATTGGGAAACCAAGGATAATTGATCACAATGAACTTATTGTTGCCCCTAAAGAAGACAACATTGATGGTGATATCTTGGTTGTGGAGAATCCTCCAGCAACACTAAAGCCTAATGTTGACACAGAAGTACATGCCTCGACAAGTGTTGCTTTAACAAGCATGTAAGGAAATGAATCTATTGAAGAACAGCAAGGTGAAAAGATGGCGCCTAAAGAGAGTATTATGTTAGAGGGTGCACATGATGTGAAAGTTGGAGTTGTTGAATGTGCTTCTAATCAACCCTCCACAGTCCTTGAAGATCTACATCTTGGTGAAGTCGAAGAGGTTAAAACAACATTGCTTCCTATGGTTTATAAGGTTTAAGAAGAGAATATACTGATTCcacacattgattttgttattccaaatgagtttgatgtggtagaattcaaggtttttgttttccctGTGCTCCCTAAGGTGATTTCAGACTCGAAGCAAGTGTTATTTATCAGCATCCTAATCCTTCAATGCTTTAAAACTCGAGGTCGAGTTTTCTCCAACCAGAGGAGAATGATGCGGGAGAcgcaagaaaattattttttgaagaaaacacacgtttatttttaataattctcaaaaaaactGCCTTACAATAATCtgaaaaattgtttaaatagccaa contains:
- the LOC126728412 gene encoding uncharacterized protein LOC126728412, which gives rise to MFYIGGLSFNFARNPYYRSSYAYAATHSIPDYVSPGCNALKKTLLQRERTNVERLLKPIKDSWLENHGPMFTKVIDGLGEFKDKHYIAGVLKDAIKGIGHEKVIQVITNNASVMKSAGALIEGEYPKIFWTPCVVHTLNLVLKNIYAAKSTEKNEVTYKECSWITCIADDASFIYVFIMNHSMRLAMFNEFCPLKLLQVADTRFASVVVMLKRLKLIKRCLQAMAISDQWASYKEDNVGKAQKVKDMILSDRWWNIVDYILEFTATIYDMLRAVDIDRPCLHLVYEMWDSMKEKVKAAIYQHEGLEDDEYSLFF